In Panacibacter microcysteis, the genomic stretch CTACAACGTGCATTGCGTATACCGGCAATTGTTGTTGCCATTGCCTTCACTATGTTTGCAGCGGCCGTTTTTGTAGTAACTACATTAGGGGGTGAATTTATACCGCAACTGGAAGAAGGTGATTTTGCAGTTGATACCAGGCTGTTGACCGGCTCCTCGCTTTCCCATACCATCAACACCACACAACAAACCGCAAAAGTGCTGCTGGACAAGTTTCCGGAAGTGGAAAAGATTGTAAGCAAGATCGGTTCCGGAGAAATACCAACTGATCCCATGCCATTGGAAGCCGCCGACATGATGGTCATTCTCAAAGACAAAAAGGATTGGACAAGTGCCGAAAGTTTTCCTGAACTGGCCAATAAAATGAGTGAGGCATTACAGGAAGTGCCCGGCGTTGCAACCGGCTTTCAGTTTCCTGTGCAGATGCGGTTTAATGAACTGATGACAGGCGCGAGGCAGGATGTTGTCTGTAAAATTTTTGGTGACGATCTTGATACGCTGGCCCATTATGCTGAGCAACTGGCAAAAGTGATCAACTCTGTAGAAGGAGCAAAAGACCTTTATAAAGAAACCGTAACAGGTATTCCGCAAATGGTTATTTCTTACGACAGGGAAGCTATAGCAAGGTATGGCGCCGGTATAGCAGATATCAACAATACAATACAATCTGCCTACGCCGGTGCTGTTGCAGGTCTTGTATTCGAGGCAGATAAAAGATACGACCTGGTGATACGGATGAATGAAGAACAAAAAAAGAATGCAGGTGAAATAGGTAACCTGCTGGTTGGTTTGCCCAATGGAACACAGGTGCCACTGAACCTGCTCGCGGATGTTACCATGAAAGACGGCCCCTACCAGATTCAGAGAGAAGATGCAAGAAGGAGAATCACGGTTGGCTTTAATGTACGCGGCAGAGATGTTCAAAGTATTGTTACAGAGCTGCAGGAAAAAGTTACCGCAAAAATTAATTTTCCTGTTGGTTACTACATTACCTATGGAGGGCAGTATGAGAACCTGCAACACGCCACTCAACGGTTAAGCATTGCTACGCCTGTAGCATTGTTACTAATATTCCTGATGCTCTTTTTTGCCTTCCACAGGCTTAAATACTGCCTGCTGATATTTTCTGCCATACCACTTTCTGCAATAGGTGGCGTGTTTGCTTTGTGGATAAGGGATATGCCCTTCAGTATTTCTGCAGGCATTGGTTTTATAGCACTCTTTGGTGTAGCAGTATTGAATGGCATTGTACTAATCAGCGAAATGAATCGGATTAAAGAAGAAGGTTTAACCGATATAAACAACATTATCATGCAAGCAACTAAAAACAGGTTGAGACCTGTACTGATGACTGCGGCTGTAGCATCGCTGGGCTTCCTGCCAATGGCATTAAGTAACGGGGCAGGTGCAGAAGTGCAAAGACCTTTGGCAACCGTTGTAATCGGTGGCCTGGTAACAGCGACATTGCTTACGCTTTTCGTGTTGCCATCGTTATACAAGTTATTTGAAAAAGGTTTCAACAAAAAAGCAATACTCAACAGTACAGTGTTTGTCATCGTTTTTTTAATACCATTTACAGGCCGTACACAAACCAAAGTACTTGGTCTTGGGGAAGTCATTAAGATAGCCAAAGTACAAAACCGGCAAATAGAAGTAAGTAAACTCACTGAGCAATATTACGCGGCGCTTACATCTGCTGGTATAGATGTACCAAAAACGCAATTCAACGCAGAAGTCGGCCAGGTGAACAGTAAAAACCTTGACAACAGGTTTACCCTGTTGCAGGGTTTTGCGATGCCTGCATTGTACAACCGGCAGCATGGTGTACTGGAACAGCAGTTCCGCGGGGCTCAGTTGCAGACGATGATACGTCAGACAGAAATCATTAAAATGGTAAAGCAGGTGTACCTGCAGTTACAACTGGCAGATGAAAGAGCAAAGCTGCTGCAACAAACCGACAGTATTCTATCCCGCTACCAGCAAATTGCCAAACTACGTTTTGAAAAAGGAGAGACCAATCTGCTGGAGAAAACAACGCTCGATAACCACGTGCAACAACTGCACATGCAAATGCAGATGATACAGGCCGACAAAAAAACTGCACAGGCAGAAATGGCTGTACTGCTTGATTCATCAATAGTGATTGAACCGGCAGATGTTTTAAACGAAACATTTGTATTGTTTGACAGCTCCCTCATTGCCAAACATCCTTTTCTTTATTATTACGAGCAACAACAGAAGATTGCCGGCGCCCAAACACAGTTGGAAAAAGCAAAATTACAGCCGGAATGGTTGCTTGGGTATACCAATCAATCCATCATCGGTTACCAGATGAACAAAGACAGAACGGAAACTTATTACGATGGTGGTAAAAGATTTTCAACCGTACAACTGGGGTTAGGTATTCCTATTTTTTCCAAAGCGCAAAGGGCAAGGATAAAAGCAGCACAGCAAAATGAAATCGTTTCACAGGCATCCACAGAACTGGCCAGGCAGCAGCTTGAGCTGAACCTGCAAAGGCAATGGAACGAATATGTAAAATACCAGCAGGTTATCCTGTATTACAAAACCAGCGCATTATCGCAGGCACAGGTAATTATTAAAACAGCAAACCTCAACTACAAAAATGGTGAGATCAACTATATCGAATGGGGAACACTCATCAGCAACGCAATCAATGTGCAAACGCAGTACCTCGATGCACTGCAATCGCTAAATATTGCCCGCACAGAACTTGAATATTTATTACAACCAAATGAATAAAATGAATAAGCTTCTATTATACGCAGCTATAGTTGCATGGTTTGCTTCGTGCACCGCCACGCCTGATGTAAAGGAAAACAAGGCAGATACAATAAATGACAACCTTGTTGTACTGGACAGCATTCAGCTTAAAAATGCCGGCATTGTCACTGGTCAGCCACAGGTGCAGGATATACACAATACCATCAGGGTAAATGGTACAGTAGATGTACCACCCCAAAGCCTTGTATCTGTAAGTTTTCCATTGGGCGGCTACCTGAAAGCTACATCCTTACTTCCCGGTTACCCGGTGCATAAAGGCCAGGTTATAGCTACTATGGAAGACCAGTCTTATGTACAATTACAACAGGATTATCTTACAGCCAAAGCCAGGATGGAGTACCTGTCTGCAGATGTGGAGAGACAAAAAGAGTTAAGCGATGCAGACGCTACCAGCAGGAAGAATTACCAGCTTGTAGCAAGCGATTTTAAAACGCAGCAGGCTATTATCAGGTCATTGGAAGAGAAGTTGCGCATCATCAATATCAACCCGCAAACACTTACTGTTAACAGTATGTCGAGAATGGTACCAGTGTATTCACCCATCAATGGCTATGTCACACAAGTGAATGTAAACATTGGCAAGTATGTCAATCCTTCAGATGTAATGTTTGAGCTGGTAAATCCTGACGATATACATGCGGCCATCACTGTTTTTGAAAAGGATATTACCGTATTCCGCAAAGGCATGCAGGGCAAAGTTGCCCTTACCGATAAACCGGGTGAATGGTTCGATGTAGAGGTCATCCTCGTTACTAAAAACATAGATGAATCACGTGCCGGCCTGGTGCATTGCCATTTTGAAAATCCACGGCACGATTTGTTGCCCGGCATGTTTTTAACCGGTGTTTTTGAAATAGATGGCAAAGCCGCAACCGTTGTTCCTGAAGAAGCAGTGGTGCGCTATATGGGTAAACAATATGTCTTTATCGCTGAAGATTTCAACAGGTTTTTATTAACCGAAGTTCAAACCGGCGTTACAGAAAATGGTTTTGTAGAATTGCTGCAATCACCGCAAACAGATTGGATCAGAACAAACATCGTAAACAAAGGTGCCTATACACTCCTGGGTGTATTGAAAAACAAAATGGAAGATGAATAGTGTCATTCGTTAAGTAAAAAGATTACGTGGCGAGAAATGCAAAACCTTTATTGCTTTACAGGTTGCTTAACTATATCTTTACCGCCATTTTGAAAGCTGTCCATATAAGCTGATACACCAATTAAACTGTTTTTTTATGAAAAGAATTTTTTTTGCTGCAGCGTTGCTTTTCGCTGCCTCGGTTAATGCCCAGAACCTCGTGGTTCCACAACCATCACCAACCCAGCAGGTCAAACAGGAGTTCGGGTTGTCAAACATCGAATTGTCATACTCACGCCCTTCCATGAAAGGGCGCAAAGTATTTGGAGACCTGGTACCCTATGGCAAAGTATGGCGCACCGGTGCCAATGGCGCCACCACGCTCACTTTTGGCGATGAAGTTACCATCGGCGGTACCAAAATACCTGCCGGCAAATATGGCTTGCTCACCATTCCTGAAGCAAATGAATGGACCATCATCATCACAAAACAAACAGATGTTACAAGTCCCGCAGCATACAAGCAGGATCAGGATGTGGTAAGAGTAAAAGTAAAACCTGAAACAATGCCCTTTTCCATCGAGTCTTTCACCATTATGTTCAGCGATGTAAAACCATCCAGCGTAAACCTGGAATTGTTATGGGATAATGTGTATGTTACGCTCCCTGTAACAACTGATATAGATACAAAGATCAATGCACAGATCAGGCAGATCATGGAAGGTGATAATAAACCCTATTTCCAGGCAGCGTATTACTACATTGAAAGCGGGAAGAATCTTGAGCAGGCTGTAACCTGGCTCGACAAAGCTATCGCGGCAAACCCTGATGCTTTCTGGATGCAATATCAAAAAGCACGTGCCCTGGCAAAACTGGGTAAAAAGGCTGACGCGCTGGCCGCCTCCAATAAATCTGTGGAGCTGGCAAAAAAAGCAAAGAATGATGATTATGTTGCGCTCAACGAAAAGTTGCAAAAAGAACTCAAATAAGTTGTTCAATAATCAATGCCTGCCGCCCACCAGGGCGGCATTTTTTTTTGATAAAAAAATTAGCACATATATAAAATTTTTGTAACTTGGCCGCATTGTTAAACTAAATTCAGTGTTATGATTAAACTACAAGTGATTGGTAATCTCGGTAAAGATGCAATTGTCAACAACGTAAACGGTAAGAACGTTATTAATTTCAATGTTGCCCACACAGAAAAATATCGTGACGCACAGGGCAACCAGAAAGAAAGAACTACCTGGGTAGAATGTGCTTACTGGACAGACAAAACAGCCGTGGCACCTTATCTTAAAAAGGGCAACCAGGTTTATGTAGAAGGTACGCCCGATGTTCGCACTTACCAGACCAATGATGGCCGCCAGGGCGCAGCATTAAGCCTCCGTATTTCAACCGTACAATTGCTCGGTTCACGCAATGCAGATGGGCAATCAGCCAACAATTACAACGCGCCTGCCGCAGGTTACAGCAATCAGCCGGCGCCGGCAAACGATATGGCTGAAATAGCAGATGATCTTCCTTTCTAACGATCAGGCCGCAAATTTTTCCGAAAGAGCAGTTTAATACTGCTCTTTTTTTATTGTTACCGTCGGCATTGCTACTATTAAGCTTTGGTTGTGTCACTCACTTGTACTGCATCCCGTTATGCAGCAAGGGTCACAGTTTTCAAAAGCCAGTTACAATCTTCGTATTATGCAGTTTTCTGCACGGCTTTTCCAACCTTTCCCAGCTATAACAATATTTTTATGGCTATTCGCTTATTTTGCACTGCCTAACAAAATCAAATGATCAGACTTACCGGCTTTTTGCTCATATGTGTACTTTTAAGTGTCTGCGGTTTAACAGGTGGCGAAACAACGGCTCCTGCTGCCGGTATCTATGTGGTTAATGCATCGCCCGATGCACCTGCAATAGATGTATCGCTCAATAACAACGTAATCGCAAACACCTTTGGTTATGGAAAAGACAGCGGTTACTTTTTAACTTACCCGGGTACTTACCCGCTTAAAGTTTCGCAAAGTAACACCGCTACAGTGTTTGTCGATAACTTTGTAAGTTTTGGCGCCGGTAAGTATTACAGTCTTTTCCTGGTAGATTCTTTTGCTCAAAGGCAATTGCTTTTTTTCGAAGATGATTTGTCGATTGATTCCGTTCAAAAAGCCGGCGTTCGTTTTTTTAACCTGTCACCCAATAGTCCGGACTCTGTTTATGTAATATTTTATAACACCGCCACGACTGACTCACTCAAGTACAAGAACAGGAAATTCAACGACCAGGCGGCTTCTGTTACATTCAGGCGTTTCAGTTCGGTGCCCGCTGGTAGTTACAACCTCGATTTGTACACCAGGGATACATTACCCATACAAAAACTTGGCAGCATGTCTTTTGCAGCAGGAAAGTTTTACACCGTTTACCTCAAAGGCTTTTATCAAAACACTGCCACACCTTTAGACAAAGGAGTTATCGAACACAACTGATATGTGCTGTAAACGCTCAATAAAATAAGCAGGCCTTTACAAGCCACTTTTATGCACATGCCTGCTTAAAAAGCATCCGTGCCATTTTTGTATTACCCTTACCTTTGCCATCCAAAAAACGAAGCAACTGACAATGAAACTATCTTCTCTACTCGACAGGTTTGCAGAACCTGAAACGCTCAAAATGGCTAAGCTCGGCCGTGAGTTACGTGCCAAAGGCATTGATGTAATTGATCTGAGTCTTGGTGAGCCCGATTTCGACACACCACAACATATTAAAGATGCTGCAGTAAAGGCAATAGCTGATAACTGGAGCCACTACACACCGGTAGCAGGTTTTCCGGATCTGCGCCAGGCTGTATGCGATAAACTAAAACGCGACAACAATCTTGATTACAAACCGGAGCAGATCGTAACATCAACGGGTGCCAAGCAAAGCCTTGCCAATGCAATACTGGCGTTGGTAGATGATGGTGACGAGGTGATTATTCCAACACCGTACTGGGTTACCTATTCAGAACTGGTAAAGATTGCCCGTGGTAAAGTAGTAGAGGCGCATACTACGCTGGAAAGCGGTTTTAAAGTAACGCCGGCACAACTCGAGTCTTTTATTACAGGTAAAACAAAACTTGTAATGTTTTCATCGCCCTGTAATCCTTCCGGTGCTGTTTACAGTAAAGAAGAATTGTCTGCACTCGCAGATGTGTTCAGGAAATATCCTGATGTATACATTATCTCAGATGAGATTTACGAGTACATCAACTTTGTTGGTAAACACGAAAGCATTGCACAGTTTGAAGACCTGAAAGATCGTATCATTCTTATCAATGGCTTAAGTAAAGGTTTCGCAATGACAGGCTGGCGTCTTGGCTATACTGCATCCAGCGTGCCTGTTGCCAAAGCAATGGAAAAATTGCAGGGGCAGTTTACCAGCGGTACATGCTCCATTACACAAAAGGCTGCAGTTGTAGCACTCACAGCCGATTTAAAGCCGTCTATGGAAATGGCTGAAGAGTTTACACGCAGAAGAGCAAAAGTGCTGGAACTGGTAAAAGAAATTCCCGGTATCAAATGTGGCGAGCCTGAAGGCGCATTCTATATTTTTCCGGATGTTTCTGCGTACTATGGCAAGAGCGATGGGGAGAATACAATCAGCAATTCTGCAGACTTCTCCATGTACCTGCTGAATACCGCGCATGTATCATCTGTAATGGGTGATGCGTTTGGCGAGCCAAAATGTGTACGGTTCTCGTTTGCCAACAGCATGCCTAACATCGAAAAAGCATGGGCACGAATAAAAGACGCATTGGCCAAATTAAAATAGACAGCTCTGTTTAAAAAAAACTCCGTGGTTATGCTACCACGGAGTTTTTTTATGCCTGCCATAACAGCAAGAAATAATTACCGGTAAATAAACGGTTTGTCAGACCCCTCGAAGAAAATTTCACCTGCGCTGTGTTTAATTCCGATGTAGTGATCACTGGTCATTTTAAACGCGTATTGGGTTTCTGCAGTTCTGTTTATAATCACTTTTAGTACATGATTACCGGTATTAATGTTCGTGGCAAATCTCCCGTTTTCGCAAACCGTTATTACGGGGCTGCTTGTAAGCGTATCATTGATGATCTCTTTTGAATCAAGCAACACCTGTACATGATCTTCTTTAAAAGTCGCCTGTACATCAATACCTAATGTTGCAGTATTGGTTTCCTTGTTACACGAAAAAAGAAAGCTACAGGCAGTTATTGCAAACACTGTAAAAACTGTTCTCATCGGTTTTAATTTAGTGGATGTTCTTGTGTATGTTGAGGTACTGACAAGAATCGTAACGGAAACGTTGTATGTATAGAGAACTTTTACTCTTTTGTTTAAACCAATGGCTGATTTAATAGTTAGCCATTTTGTTTGGGAGCCTTAAGAGCAGGCGAAGCGACCAGAAAAGTATGCTTAGAATGATCAGGCTATACAATTGGAATTGTAACCGCCAGGCTTTGGAAGTATTACATGCTTGTTCTTTAGTCATTTCAGTGGTATGTGCCCAGGCTATAAAAACATCGGCCATAGGCCACTGGCCCAGCAGGTATTTCTTTTCATTCTCGCTGGTATAAGCCAAACCAAAAGCCTCTATACCATTACGTACTGCAAGTGCACGTGTACTATCATTATATAAGGCCAAAACCCGTATACCAACTATAGTGGCTGCGCTGCCCATTGACAGAATAACCGGGCCCGAATCAACATCACCTGTATTATCATTCCCTTTTGGGAATTCTCTTATGCCTGGCAATCCAAAACGGTAATCAAGAAATGCTTTTTGGTATAAAGCAAATTGTTGGTTTGCAAAAGCAGGATCAATATCAATAAGAAAGTTTAGGATTAAGCTTTCGGATGAACCGCGTGCTATATGTTGCGGCGTTCCATCAACTGAAGCATCGTAAGGTATAAATCCATTCTGGTCCGTAGTCTTTTTTACGCGTTCAATCCACAAATGCAGACTCTGCCGGTATAAAGGTTCAAACAACTGATCATGCAACTGTAAAGAAGCAGCTGCCACAAATACATCCGCCGGCCATGAGAAGCCACTGTAAGATTCCGGGTAAACTTCTTGTTGTAATGCGCTGTCAATTTGCGCGCATACCTGTTTAAAATGTTTTATAGCAGCAGTATCTCTTTCGTGCGGAAGTTGTACCGTTAATTTTTTACCTAGTAGATAATTGCTCCAGCCTGCATAATAGGCACCAAAAGGTATCGCCAGTGTACTGTCAAAACCTCCTTGCCCTTCGGAAGAGCTTAGTTGTTCTGAGGCATAAGATATTTCATGTATTGCTTCTTTATATAGCGCAGTACGGTGTTCCAGCCTTGCGGCAACTTCGCACCACGATAAGCCATACACAGCCTGCGTAAAAACAAAACCTTCAGGATATGCCTGCTGCATGGTAGTAGCGGCGCCATTATGTATTGTTGATTTAAGAAAATGTAGTTGGTTTATAATATCGGTATTTATGTAGGGAGCTTCGCTGGCAAAGGTGGGCCGGTAGTAAAGTTTTACATTCAGGTAAAAGATAAACGCTGTGCTTGCAAACAGCACAATGCTGAAGATTACTGTGAGAAATTTTTTCATAAAGGGGGTTGAAATTAGATGAAATAAGTGCGTGGTATTTATGAATGCCGTTTCGCAACCGGTTTATATAGGTTTACACTCTTACACTATGCCTCACCAACATCCGGCAGTACAAGTGTGCGACGCAACGATGCCTCATAGCAGCAATGCAGCCGGGTACATAAAAATCTACCCTACAATTAAACCATCTTTCATGTGCAGTGTGCGGTCGCTCATGCCGGCCAGTTCTTCGTTGTGCGTAACAATAAGAAAGGTTTGATTGAATTCATTGCGCAGGCGCACAAACAGGTCGTGCAGTTCTTTGGCATTTTTACTGTCCAGGTTGCCGGTAGGTTCATCTGCAAAAACAATGGCCGGTTTATTAATCAGCGCCCTGGCCACGGCCACACGCTGCTGCTCACCACCACTCAGCATATTTGGTTTATTATCCAGCCGGTCACCAAGGCCCAGCATGGTCAGTAGTCTTACCGCATCATCTGTGGTTTCCTTTTTGCGGCGGCCGGCAATCCAGCCGGGTATGCACACATTTTCCAGCGCGGTAAACTCGGGCAGCAAATGATGAAACTGGAACACGAAACCGATCTCTTTATTCCTGAATGCAGCAAGGCTTTTCCCTTTCAGTTCGTGTACCGCAACAGCACCCAGGAAGATCTCGCCACCGGCCGGTTCATCCAGCGTACCCAGGATGTGCAGGAGGGTACTTTTGCCAGCACCCGATGATCCAACGATCGATACGATCTCGCCTTTCTTTACGGTAATATCCACCCCCTTCAGCACATGTAACTTTTCGTAATACTTATGAATACCCGTGGCTTTTAGCATGTTTTTGCTATTAATAACTTTATATAAATGTAGCGCCTGCAAAGAAACAAGTCTTTTGAGAATGTTTTTAAATTTAATTTAAACCGTGCAGGCAATAGCAGATTTGGATATTTCGTTACAACACTTACATTTGCGCAAAATTTGATACTATGTTTTGGACACTGGAATTAGCAAGTTACCTGGAAGAAGCGCCCTGGCCGGCGACAAAAGATGAGTTGATCGATTATGCTATCCGCAGCGGTGCTCCTATTGAGGTTGTTGAAAATCTGCAGGAACTCGAAGATGAAGGAGAGGTGTATGAAAGTATTGAAGACATCTGGCCCGATTACCCCAGCCAGGAAGACTTTATGTTTAACGAAGACGAATACTAAAACATTCTTTTCGATAATGCAGGCCGGTACATTTACCGGCCTTTTTTATTGGTGTACCCGGCACCGGGTACACCATGCAGCTTTTCTTGCGTCGCACTCTTGTACGGCATATCTTATGGCAGCAACGATACTGCATGCCGGGCCGGTGATGATGTACTGCACACACAAATTTTACCATTGTATTTTTTGAAAAAAACTTTGTAAAAAAATTTGGCAGAGAAAATAATTTTTCTTCACTTTACTATGTCTGAACATTCAAACAAATACTTGCCTGATGGATGTAGAATCTTTTGTAATAGACCACAGCAGCGTTTTACCGCTGCACTACCAGGTAGAAGATCTGTTGCGCAAGCTGATAGAGCAGCCCGAGTACCAGAATGGTAAGTTGCTGCCCAACGAGGTAGACATTGCCAAGAAGCTGGGTATTTCGAGAAATACGGTGCGCCAGGCCACCAATAAACTGGTATACGAACAACTGCTGGTGAGAAAGAAAGGTGTAGGAACAAAAGTTGCCAAAAAGAACATAACCACCAAGCTGGATAAATGGACAAGCTTTACACATGAAATGGATGAGAAGGGTGTAAAGTTTAGAAATTACAGTTTAAAAATAAGTTGGGAAGTAGCTGATAGTGAGTTAAGTAAGGTATTTAACATCGACAAAAAAACGAAGATATTAAAGCTTGAAAGAGTGCGTGGCATTGCTTCTGAGCCTATTGTGTACTTTATCTCGTACTTCCATCCCAGGGTTGGTTTAACAGGCGATGAAGATTTTTCGCAGCCGCTTTATGAAATGCTGGAGCATGAGCACCATATCTCCGCATCTGTTTCGAGGGAAGGCATCAGTGCTATACTGGCCGACGAAGAGTTGTCAGATGTGTTGCGGGTGCCTGTAGGAGACCCCATACTTTTCCGCAAAAGAGTGGTTTTTGATCCGGGTGAAAGGCCCATTGAATATAATATCGGGTATTATCGCGCAGACAGGTTTACATATACGATAGACATAGCAAGGGGTTGATCATTCATCTAAAATTTGTCTTCTCATATGTCTGAACATTTGTACTTTTTGTTTACAGTGCTGCTGGTTGCAGCATGTACAGCAATGTTCTATGGGCTGCTGTGTGCGACGCAACAGAAGCCTCATAGTAGCAAAAAAGCCGGGCTCAAAATAAAGAACCATAGACGTTAAAAGGCGTCAGCATATAACCTTATACTTAACGATTGTTGCAATGAAAAAATTAAAACCAGCAAGACTGCTTGCCCTTATTGTGCTTGCTTACATGTGCTCCGTTCAGCTTGTTGCTGCACAAACATCAAGAAAAATTACCGGTAAAATAACGGCCGAATCAGGCGAAGTTTTGGCAGGCGTAACCGTTCAGCTAAAAGGCACCAACAATACCGTTACCTCTGGTGATGACGGAAGTTTCAGGATTAGTGTAGCGGGGAATGATGCTGTACTGCTGATCTCTTACGTAGGCTATACCAGGCAGGAAGTTGCCGTAAAAAGCAAATCAACTGTAGATGTGGTGATGGCGCCTGATAAAAACGAACTCTCGCAGGTAGTGGTAATCGGCTATGGTACTGTAAAGAAAAGTGATCTTACCGGTTCTGTGGTCTCTGTAAAAGCAGAAGATCTGAAGGCGATACCAGCCACGAGTTTTGACCAGGCATTGCAGGGTCGTGCAGCAGGGGTGCAGGTTACACAGCTTTCCGGTAAACCGGGTGCAGAAACATCTATCCGTATACGTGGCACTACATCTATCAATGCCGGTAATGAACCCCTGTATGTGGTAGATGGTTTGCTCATCTCCAGCGATGGCGGCGACCAGAGTGGCGGTGCAACACTTGGCCCCAGGATAGGGCCATTGTCTGCCATTAACCCCAATGACATTGAGTCCATTGAAATTTTAAAAGATGCATCAGCTACGGCCATCTATGGTTCCAGAGGTGCAAATGGTGTGGTCATCATCACCACCAAACGGGGAAGGGCAGGGAAAGGTTCCGTAACGTTGGATAGTTACTACGGCCTGCAACAGGTTGCCAATAAAGTGCAGGTGCTGAATGCGCAGCAGTTTGGCGATTTTGTAAACGAAGCAAAACTTAATGCCGGGCAAACACCGGTATATGTAAATCCAAAAAATCTTACCACTACAGACTGGCAGGATGAAATAATGGGCAATGCCCCAATGGCCAACTACCAGCTTACATTTTCCGGCGGTGATGAAAAAACAAAATATGCCATTACAGGCTCCTATTTTACACAGGATGGTATCATTACCAATTCGGATTTTAAAAGATATTCTTTCCGTTCAAATCTCGACCGGGAAGTAAGTAAGCGACTGACCGTAGGTACCAGCGTAACATATGCCAGGGTAACCTCAAACGGGGTACTTACAAATGCAGGTACCATTGTACCTGGTGTGGTTACAGATGCGTTGCTGTTTAATCCTATTCTTCCTGTTTATGACTCCACGGTTGTTGGCGGTTATACGTATGAAAACGACCGCGGAAAATTACTGGGCAATCCTGTTGCAGAAGTTGACAAATACAATTCTTACACCGTTTCTTCCAGGTTTTTTGGAAACCTGTACGCACGGTATAAGATCATGGAAGGGCTTGAATTTAAAACCAGCTTTGGCGCAGATGCATTTTCTAACAGGGACAACTCCTATGCACCGTATTATTTAAAGAGGGCACAGGCCAGTAAAGGTGAAGCTTCTTTGGGTAGTGTACAAGGTTTAACATGGCTGAACGAAAATACATTCTCCTATAATAAGCAGTTTAAAAACGATCATAGTCTGAATG encodes the following:
- a CDS encoding DUF2911 domain-containing protein, which encodes MKRIFFAAALLFAASVNAQNLVVPQPSPTQQVKQEFGLSNIELSYSRPSMKGRKVFGDLVPYGKVWRTGANGATTLTFGDEVTIGGTKIPAGKYGLLTIPEANEWTIIITKQTDVTSPAAYKQDQDVVRVKVKPETMPFSIESFTIMFSDVKPSSVNLELLWDNVYVTLPVTTDIDTKINAQIRQIMEGDNKPYFQAAYYYIESGKNLEQAVTWLDKAIAANPDAFWMQYQKARALAKLGKKADALAASNKSVELAKKAKNDDYVALNEKLQKELK
- a CDS encoding CusA/CzcA family heavy metal efflux RND transporter; its protein translation is MLHAIIRFSIKNKLIIGLLVLGLIGWGIYSVTKLPIDAVPDITNNQVLVITSAPSLGAPDVERFITVPVEQATRNVPGIIEQRSFSRFGLSLVTIVFEDDVDVYWARQQVSERLTQVRQQIPAGMGEPELGPVTTGLGEIFQYVVKTRPGYEGKYDLTALRDIQDWIVRRQLLGTPGVADVSSFGGQVKQYEVAINPDKLKNFALTISDVFESLQANNQNTGGAYIEKGPNVLYIRSEGLVTNLEDIGSIVVKQVRSSVPVLVRDVAEVKIGSAIRYGATVFNDEGEVAGAVVMMLKGANSNEVIKSIKTKIADIEKTLPEGVAIEPFLDRTKMVNNAISTVEQNLLEGALIVIFVLVMFLGNLRAGLIVASVIPLSMLFAIIMMNLFGVSGNLMSLGAIDFGLLVDGAVIIVEAVMHRLSHSKMYAQTVRITQEKMDGEVETSAGTMMNSAVFGQIIILIVYLPILTLQGIEGKMFKPMAETVSFAIIGAFILSLTYVPMISTVFISKKLNHKDTFADKMINKIQSWYQPVLQRALRIPAIVVAIAFTMFAAAVFVVTTLGGEFIPQLEEGDFAVDTRLLTGSSLSHTINTTQQTAKVLLDKFPEVEKIVSKIGSGEIPTDPMPLEAADMMVILKDKKDWTSAESFPELANKMSEALQEVPGVATGFQFPVQMRFNELMTGARQDVVCKIFGDDLDTLAHYAEQLAKVINSVEGAKDLYKETVTGIPQMVISYDREAIARYGAGIADINNTIQSAYAGAVAGLVFEADKRYDLVIRMNEEQKKNAGEIGNLLVGLPNGTQVPLNLLADVTMKDGPYQIQREDARRRITVGFNVRGRDVQSIVTELQEKVTAKINFPVGYYITYGGQYENLQHATQRLSIATPVALLLIFLMLFFAFHRLKYCLLIFSAIPLSAIGGVFALWIRDMPFSISAGIGFIALFGVAVLNGIVLISEMNRIKEEGLTDINNIIMQATKNRLRPVLMTAAVASLGFLPMALSNGAGAEVQRPLATVVIGGLVTATLLTLFVLPSLYKLFEKGFNKKAILNSTVFVIVFLIPFTGRTQTKVLGLGEVIKIAKVQNRQIEVSKLTEQYYAALTSAGIDVPKTQFNAEVGQVNSKNLDNRFTLLQGFAMPALYNRQHGVLEQQFRGAQLQTMIRQTEIIKMVKQVYLQLQLADERAKLLQQTDSILSRYQQIAKLRFEKGETNLLEKTTLDNHVQQLHMQMQMIQADKKTAQAEMAVLLDSSIVIEPADVLNETFVLFDSSLIAKHPFLYYYEQQQKIAGAQTQLEKAKLQPEWLLGYTNQSIIGYQMNKDRTETYYDGGKRFSTVQLGLGIPIFSKAQRARIKAAQQNEIVSQASTELARQQLELNLQRQWNEYVKYQQVILYYKTSALSQAQVIIKTANLNYKNGEINYIEWGTLISNAINVQTQYLDALQSLNIARTELEYLLQPNE
- a CDS encoding single-stranded DNA-binding protein; translation: MIKLQVIGNLGKDAIVNNVNGKNVINFNVAHTEKYRDAQGNQKERTTWVECAYWTDKTAVAPYLKKGNQVYVEGTPDVRTYQTNDGRQGAALSLRISTVQLLGSRNADGQSANNYNAPAAGYSNQPAPANDMAEIADDLPF
- a CDS encoding efflux RND transporter periplasmic adaptor subunit; translated protein: MNKLLLYAAIVAWFASCTATPDVKENKADTINDNLVVLDSIQLKNAGIVTGQPQVQDIHNTIRVNGTVDVPPQSLVSVSFPLGGYLKATSLLPGYPVHKGQVIATMEDQSYVQLQQDYLTAKARMEYLSADVERQKELSDADATSRKNYQLVASDFKTQQAIIRSLEEKLRIININPQTLTVNSMSRMVPVYSPINGYVTQVNVNIGKYVNPSDVMFELVNPDDIHAAITVFEKDITVFRKGMQGKVALTDKPGEWFDVEVILVTKNIDESRAGLVHCHFENPRHDLLPGMFLTGVFEIDGKAATVVPEEAVVRYMGKQYVFIAEDFNRFLLTEVQTGVTENGFVELLQSPQTDWIRTNIVNKGAYTLLGVLKNKMEDE